A single genomic interval of Acidimicrobiia bacterium harbors:
- the cmk gene encoding (d)CMP kinase — MTARLVAIDGPAGSGKSTAARGVADALGLHTLDTGAMYRAVTLAAIEVGADVDNADAVAEVAQRAEIELADGSVCLGGRDVSAEIRGPEVTGAVSSVSSHPAVRKILVERQRAWVRERGGGVVEGRDIGTVVFPDAPVKVFLTAQDDVRAVRRRRDEEAAARRVAVDDVREALAERDRADASLGRALRPEDAAPDAIVIDTTATTVDEVVAVIVERARSVNADSESADEGAG; from the coding sequence GTGACCGCTCGGCTCGTTGCGATCGACGGCCCGGCGGGGTCGGGAAAGTCCACTGCCGCGCGCGGTGTAGCGGACGCGCTCGGCCTGCACACGCTCGATACGGGTGCCATGTACCGCGCGGTCACGCTCGCGGCGATAGAGGTGGGCGCCGATGTCGACAACGCGGACGCCGTCGCCGAGGTCGCGCAGCGAGCGGAGATCGAGCTCGCCGACGGGTCCGTGTGTCTCGGCGGGCGTGACGTGTCGGCGGAGATCCGCGGTCCCGAGGTCACTGGCGCGGTTTCGTCGGTGTCGTCGCACCCGGCGGTTCGCAAGATCCTCGTGGAACGCCAGCGAGCGTGGGTGCGCGAGCGGGGTGGGGGAGTCGTGGAGGGGCGCGACATCGGGACCGTCGTGTTTCCCGACGCCCCGGTCAAGGTGTTCCTCACCGCGCAGGACGACGTGCGGGCGGTGCGGCGCCGGCGTGACGAGGAGGCGGCCGCCCGCCGGGTCGCGGTCGACGACGTGCGCGAAGCGCTCGCCGAACGCGACCGTGCCGACGCGTCGCTCGGGCGGGCGCTGCGGCCCGAGGATGCCGCGCCCGACGCGATCGTGATCGACACGACCGCTACCACCGTCGACGAGGTCGTGGCCGTGATCGTCGAGCGGGCGCGATCAGTGAACGCCGATTCCGAATCTGCGGATGAGGGAGCAGGATGA